The Arthrobacter sp. OAP107 DNA segment CCAGCCCAGGGACTCGAGCACCATGTTCTGGGTGTGGCGCCCGAAGCCGGTGGCCAGGCAGACCTTGATGCCGGCGTCCCGGAGCCAGCCGATGGTGTCCTCCGCCCCGGGGACCGCCCGGACTCCGCCGTCGGCTATGAGTTCGTCGCAGTTCAGCTCGAATTTCTTGTTGGCGCCGGCCGCCGCCTGGGCATCGTGGAACAGTTCGGCGAAAACGGTCATCCGGGAGATGCCGGAACGCTCCCGCGCGTAGCGCAGCATGCCTTCGAAGCGCGCCGAGCCGGCCGCGACTCCCTGTTCCACCAGCGTGCGGGACATCGCGCGGTCCATCAGACCGCCGTCGTACACGGTTGTACCCACCATGGCCAGCACCGCGAGCCGGACTGACGATCCATGCCCTGCCGTCTCCGCATCTGCCGAGACGGCGGTGCGGACCGCGCTGCCGGTGGAGATTGCGCTCTCTGGTGTCATGGTTAAGCTCCTTTGCCGCTAATGCGCAGGCAGGCTGCGCCACGCTTTTCATTCCAGCATCGCGGCTTTTGCTGATGCGGGCCTGAACCGGACCCGACGGCGGAATGAACGTCCCGCCAACGTCAATCGCAACCTGCAGGTCGTTCATTTTGACCCGGACGCGGGGACTCTATTAGAGTTGTCTCTTGCATGAACCGGCCGGTTTCCCGGCTGATTGGTGCGGTGCTTCCTTAGCTCAGTCGGTAGAGCGTTTCACTCGTAATGAAAAGGTCATCAGTTCGATTCTGATAGGAAGCTCGGGAAGAACCCCGTATTGTCGCTCGTTCGGCGGCGGTACGGGGTTTTTTGCTGGTTTCGCCCGGAGATGCCGACAGGCCCGGGCATACTTTTGGCGCCCCTCGGCGCAAACATCCGCTGCACCCGGGTCCGGTAAATTCGCACCCGGGAATTTTCTTGAGCCAGTATTGATCGGCCCTCGATGAGTCCTTGAGTCAGTGCGGGCAGAGTAGTCGTTACCGGCACGGAAGACCGGTTACCCGAAGTCCGCCCGCCGGACTCCCTCAAGAACGGACGTTCGCCATCATGGGTCGCAACCTGAACTCCGCAGCCGGCAGAGCCGCCACGTCCGCGATCTTCACCGCCACCCGGCCATCCCGTGCCAACAAATAACCCACACACGTCCCCTCCGTCGTCTGGCCCCAGAACCGCGGCGGAGGGGGCCCATTCGTAAGGCAGCAAGCCATGACAGCAGCAGCGCCGGCGGCCCGGGGACCCGTCCCCGCGGCCCCAGCCAAGGGCCAGCCGCTGCTGAGCGGAACAGCAATCCAGGCACTACGCGAACCGGCGGTGCTGATGGCCCTGACCTACGGGGTTCCCGGGGTACTGGTCTTGCGAATGCTGGCCAGGATCTGGCGGAAGGGCCCCGAGGCTGCTGACGGGTCCGGGAACGGGGCCGGCGGTGCAAAAACACCGGCCGCAGGCTGACGCGCCCCAGCCGACCCTGGACGGGCGGCACCTCCGGGACCTGGCGGAGGATTGCTCGACGGCGGCCGCCGAGGCCTTCGCGGACAATTACACGGCCCTGCTCACGCAGCGCGTTGACCGCATCGTCCGGAGTATCGGCGTCGGGCACCGTGAGATGGCGATGGATGCCGCCCTCAGCCTGCGGACGGCGTCGTCCATGGCTGGCCCCTGCGGATGAGCCACCTGTGCAGCCGGCTGGAGAAGGCCCTGATGGCCGCTGACCTGGCCGCTGCCGCAGGCGTGGCGCGGGACATCGACCTGCACCTGCCGGAGCTGCAGGAGGCCTTCGCCAGCCGGCGCCGCCCCGACCGGTAGGCCTTCCCCCGGTTGCGGCCCTTCTGCCTGCTTCAGCCACGCGCGCACGCCGCCGTCACGAAGTCATAGATCTCCGCGCGCAGCGCCGTGCCGGCCGCGATCTTCAGCTGTCCTTCACGTCCTCCCGCACTCACATGCAGGGGCAGCAGGGTGCCCACCTTATCCTCCGCGATGGCGTGCGGATCGCAGCGGGCAGGGCGGATCCGCAAACGCAGTTCAGTGCGTGACGTGCCCTGCGCGATCCGGACGTTCCGCGGCCACGGCTGTTCCACTGGCTCGGCAATCAGAGTGGTCCCGCCGATGCCCGCGATGGTCATCGGCCCTGCATCCTGTCCGGCGCCGCCCCTTTCCTTCGGGATGATGACCAGGCGCACGACGGCGGTGCGGGAGTCCGGGGCCACCTCAAGTCTGCGGTCCAGGGCGATGTCCGCCACTGCGGCGGCGGCCGCAGCCAGGCACAGCTCCTGGTTGTTCCGTTCCAGGACCCCGAAGGGGTCATCGGCGACGTGCGCCACCTCCCGCAATCCGGCCCGCCCGGGCCCCGAGAATCTCACGGTGGCGACTGGCTGCTGCGCGGTTGACTGCGGCGGGGTTGGTTGCTGTGTGCCCGATTGGCCACGGCCGCAGGCCGGGGCCGGAAGCCGGGCTGGAAGACTCTTGGGCTGGCCGGGAGGCAGTTCGAGACCGCCGCCCGCTGGCTCCCAGACGATGTCCCCCTGAAACAGCGGCGACGCGAGCTCTGCCGCGGCAACCGTCAGGGACCCGCCGGACACATTGGTGAGCAGGAGCTGGATGGCCTGTTTTCCGTACTGGTCGCGGGACTGGTTCACCTCCACCGCTATCGGTTGCGGTGCAGCAGAGCGCGTCCCCGGTTCCTGTGGCTCGGGTGCCGTGCAGGACGCCAGCGCAGGAACCGCCGCCAAGGCAGTCGCCGTTGCGATAGCGAGCCGCCGGCGTGCACGGAACCACGGCGCGTGAGTGCACGGGCCGTGGACCTGTTGTTCAGGCAGCAGGTCCACGGCCGGGGCCACTCTAGAACTGCCCGGTGGGGCCTGTGTCCTCGACTTCACCGCGCCAGCCACCGGTTTCGGTGCCGCGTGATTCGATGAAGTCCTTGAATTTGCGCATGTCGGACTTGACCTGCATTTTGTCGATCTGCAGGGCCGCGCCCGCCTTCTCAGTGACGGTTTCCGGCGCCCATTCGAAGTGGACCTTCACTTTGGTGTGGGTGGCGTCCAGGGGCGTGAACCTGATGATGCCGGCATGGGACTTGCCATCGGTGCTGCGCCAGGCAATCCGGTCATCAGGCTCCTGGTCCACGATTTCGGTATCAAATTCCCGTTTCACGCCGCCGACTTTCGTAACCCAGTGATTGGTGGTGTTGCTCAGCTGGGTTACGGATTCCACGCCGGACATGAACTGCGGAAATGATTCGAACTGCGTCCACTGGTTATAGGCCGTATGGACCGGAACTGCGACATCAACGGTCTCTTCAACAGTTTCCATCTGCTTCCTCCTGTCGTTACGGGTGGCCCGATTACGGGCCCTCGGCAGCCGCCGTCGTTCCGCACAGCAACCGCCACCTGAACGGTAGGTCCGGTGGCGTCCTGTGTCCAGACCCTGCAGGTGATTGGCTTCAGGGAATGCCAGCGGTGCCGCCTGACGTGACCAGAAGGTCCCCGACCTGGCAGCCCAGGG contains these protein-coding regions:
- a CDS encoding HAD family hydrolase, with the translated sequence MTPESAISTGSAVRTAVSADAETAGHGSSVRLAVLAMVGTTVYDGGLMDRAMSRTLVEQGVAAGSARFEGMLRYARERSGISRMTVFAELFHDAQAAAGANKKFELNCDELIADGGVRAVPGAEDTIGWLRDAGIKVCLATGFGRHTQNMVLESLGWMGLADLSLCPADAGRGRPFPDMVLTAVLALDIEDVRKVAVVGDSAADIHSGLRAGASVAAGVLTGSNSEASLRNAGATDVLPSIKDFPALLERRASRH
- a CDS encoding SRPBCC family protein; translated protein: METVEETVDVAVPVHTAYNQWTQFESFPQFMSGVESVTQLSNTTNHWVTKVGGVKREFDTEIVDQEPDDRIAWRSTDGKSHAGIIRFTPLDATHTKVKVHFEWAPETVTEKAGAALQIDKMQVKSDMRKFKDFIESRGTETGGWRGEVEDTGPTGQF